CCGAGTTTCGGGCGGCCATTCGAGCGGAGGTTGCCGGCCCTGTCGCTGCGCTCACCGCAGCGCTGAGTCGCATTGCGCGGCGGTTGTCCGGGGAGCCGCAGCCTGTCCAGGCCATGCGCACGGCGAGCCCCGCGCGACCGACAGAGACTTCCCAGCCCGTCCGTGCGAAACCACCGCCGGCAGCCGCGCCCACGGCCCGGGCCTGTGCCGTCATCGGCTGCAAGCGCCCCCACCGCAGCCAGGGCTACTGCGCCGCCCACTACCAGAAGCGGCGCCTCATGATGGCCACGGGCCGCCTGCACGCCTCGTGGGTGGAGGACGCCGCGCCCCACAGCATCCCTGAAGTCATTCTCCCGCGCGGGCGCAGGCCCAAGGCCGACGCCGCGCCAGCCACGCCGGCCCCGACCGCCCCCCCTTCCCCACGCATGTGGGTGCGGAAGAAGGGGGCAGCAGGCGTGGACGGCGCCTCCGGCCAAGGGGCGCCAACGCCTGCCGGGCAGCCGCCCCTCGCCTCGGAGCGCGAGCGCGCCACGGCCACCGCC
This genomic stretch from Myxococcus virescens harbors:
- a CDS encoding cell wall protein, which produces MRTASPARPTETSQPVRAKPPPAAAPTARACAVIGCKRPHRSQGYCAAHYQKRRLMMATGRLHASWVEDAAPHSIPEVILPRGRRPKADAAPATPAPTAPPSPRMWVRKKGAAGVDGASGQGAPTPAGQPPLASERERATATAQRWASEFRSRTRRA